A window from Merismopedia glauca CCAP 1448/3 encodes these proteins:
- a CDS encoding response regulator transcription factor, with product MKKILVVDDDRTLQTILTRFLAKNGYMVKVASSGLEGLTMFSEDPPDLVVSDVMMPKMNGLEFCRRLRASRSGQLVPFIFLSAKGEVEDRIQGHSMGADDYLTKPFEPRELMAKIEAQLERSRRIHSEMVRLMQQAKLANANTSETANDPSKQQDSESGSYTSEPKEDLPLTPAEIRVFWEVIQGFTNKQISERLFISPRTVQTHISNILDKLQLENRSQLVRFAYENGYRQPESHHEET from the coding sequence GTGAAAAAAATTTTAGTGGTTGATGATGACCGAACTTTACAAACTATATTGACCCGTTTCTTAGCCAAAAATGGTTACATGGTCAAAGTTGCCAGTTCTGGATTAGAAGGACTAACTATGTTTAGCGAAGACCCTCCAGATTTGGTAGTATCTGATGTAATGATGCCCAAAATGAACGGTCTAGAGTTTTGTCGTCGCCTCAGAGCTAGTCGTTCGGGGCAATTAGTGCCATTTATCTTTCTTTCAGCCAAAGGAGAGGTAGAAGACCGGATTCAAGGGCATTCTATGGGGGCAGATGACTATTTAACCAAGCCATTTGAACCGAGAGAACTGATGGCGAAAATTGAGGCGCAATTGGAGCGATCGCGCCGAATTCACTCAGAAATGGTGCGTTTAATGCAGCAGGCAAAACTGGCAAATGCTAACACTAGTGAAACTGCAAATGACCCATCAAAACAGCAAGATTCCGAATCAGGGAGTTATACTAGCGAACCAAAAGAAGATTTACCGTTAACGCCCGCCGAAATCCGAGTTTTCTGGGAGGTAATTCAAGGTTTTACCAACAAACAAATCAGCGAACGGTTATTTATTAGTCCTCGCACCGTACAAACTCATATCAGCAATATCCTCGATAAACTGCAATTAGAAAATCGTTCTCAGTTGGTCAGATTTGCCTATGAAAATGGCTATCGCCAGCCAGAAAGTCATCATGAAGAGACGTAA
- a CDS encoding GUN4 domain-containing protein, translated as MNEPTTVLPNNSNQVDALPSQFARASEKQQKQMIPELIELGESGWDVLMEFLPTDRGSAVTLVQGMVYQALYAAKTPKTQEFLISNFPTGLVPLVSDRGLDYSDLQQLLAEQDFQQADRLTLQKLCQLAGSEAIQRKWLYFTEIDNIPASDLQTINSLWFLHSQGKFGFSVQRELWLGGGKNWEKLWSKIGWKQGNNWTRYPQEFIWDLSAPTGHLPLSNQLRGVRVIAALFSHPAWSK; from the coding sequence ATGAACGAGCCTACAACCGTGCTGCCCAACAATTCTAACCAAGTAGATGCCCTACCCTCTCAATTTGCTAGGGCTTCAGAAAAACAGCAAAAGCAAATGATTCCCGAACTAATAGAGCTAGGAGAGTCTGGTTGGGATGTTTTAATGGAGTTTTTACCAACCGATCGCGGATCTGCTGTCACCCTAGTTCAGGGAATGGTGTATCAAGCTTTATATGCGGCTAAAACGCCAAAAACTCAGGAATTTCTCATCAGTAACTTTCCTACAGGCTTAGTTCCTCTAGTATCAGACCGGGGATTAGACTATAGCGATTTGCAACAGTTATTAGCAGAACAAGATTTTCAGCAAGCAGATCGCTTGACTTTACAAAAACTGTGTCAATTAGCTGGTTCTGAAGCCATTCAAAGAAAGTGGTTATATTTTACCGAGATAGATAACATTCCCGCTAGCGATCTGCAAACAATTAACTCATTGTGGTTCTTACACTCCCAAGGAAAATTTGGGTTTTCTGTCCAGCGAGAATTATGGTTGGGAGGAGGGAAAAACTGGGAAAAATTGTGGAGCAAAATTGGTTGGAAGCAAGGTAATAATTGGACTCGTTATCCTCAAGAGTTTATTTGGGATTTGTCGGCTCCTACAGGTCATTTACCTCTGTCTAATCAGCTTCGCGGTGTACGGGTAATTGCTGCCTTATTTTCTCATCCCGCTTGGTCTAAGTAG